A genomic region of Eubacterium sp. 1001713B170207_170306_E7 contains the following coding sequences:
- a CDS encoding Mor transcription activator family protein, with amino-acid sequence MDLMDKLVLEDLTEEQRQMAELIGLENYKKLVHVFGGSSVYIFKESTLIKTLRDKEIKDKFNGRNITELAQRYDLSTKQVRNILNGVDAVDSGQLYITDFFNG; translated from the coding sequence ATGGATCTGATGGACAAGCTGGTACTGGAGGACCTGACGGAGGAGCAGCGTCAGATGGCCGAGCTGATCGGGCTAGAGAACTACAAAAAGCTTGTCCATGTATTCGGCGGCAGCAGCGTGTATATTTTCAAGGAGAGCACGCTGATCAAGACCCTGCGGGACAAGGAAATTAAGGATAAGTTCAATGGTAGAAACATTACCGAGCTGGCACAAAGGTACGATCTCTCAACCAAGCAGGTGCGCAACATCTTAAACGGTGTGGATGCGGTCGATTCGGGTCAGCTCTACATCACCGATTTTTTTAATGGATGA
- a CDS encoding phage protein Gp27 family protein — MAKKNRKHSKIDKLPADIKETVEQMMQADFTYAEIADYIRDCGFEISVTSVWRHATNLNATVETLRMAQENFRVIMDEIARYPQLDTSEGIIRLLSHHVLEAINNMDETQWQNIDPIKLINQSNALIRAASYKNNMDLKNKDIMEAGMEQVKTLVFEAMARENPKLYAEVTKFLSEKQEDLK, encoded by the coding sequence ATGGCAAAGAAAAATCGAAAACACAGCAAAATTGATAAACTCCCCGCCGACATCAAAGAGACTGTTGAACAGATGATGCAGGCGGATTTTACGTATGCAGAAATCGCGGACTACATCCGGGACTGTGGTTTCGAGATTTCCGTGACCAGTGTCTGGCGGCATGCCACCAACCTGAATGCCACCGTGGAGACCCTGCGCATGGCCCAGGAGAATTTTCGTGTCATTATGGATGAGATCGCGCGTTACCCGCAGCTGGACACCAGCGAGGGGATTATCCGGCTGCTGTCTCACCATGTGCTGGAAGCCATCAATAACATGGATGAAACACAATGGCAGAACATTGATCCAATTAAACTGATTAACCAGAGTAACGCGCTGATCCGCGCCGCCAGCTACAAGAATAACATGGATCTGAAAAACAAGGATATCATGGAGGCAGGCATGGAACAGGTGAAAACCCTGGTCTTTGAAGCCATGGCAAGAGAGAACCCCAAGCTGTACGCCGAGGTCACCAAGTTCCTTTCCGAAAAGCAGGAGGATCTGAAATGA
- a CDS encoding transcription termination/antitermination NusG family protein, with product MREIYVLHVMSGMEMAVQERLKREGLTETIIPMEERLERCRGDWTTRKRLLMPGYVFVYLDMNTKEYYKAWNIPGVIQFLGAERPSALSEDEKMQMFWLYGDGGLFKPSTIRGKPGGQIEVTDGPLVGHEKDIVKLDRHRKKAKVRMTFSGEPVELTVSAYFV from the coding sequence ATGAGAGAAATCTATGTGCTGCACGTGATGAGCGGCATGGAGATGGCGGTGCAGGAGCGCCTGAAGCGTGAAGGACTGACAGAAACCATTATTCCCATGGAGGAGCGCCTGGAGCGCTGCCGGGGTGATTGGACTACACGCAAGCGCCTGCTCATGCCCGGATACGTGTTTGTCTATCTGGATATGAATACTAAAGAATACTATAAAGCCTGGAACATTCCAGGTGTGATCCAGTTTCTGGGTGCAGAAAGGCCCAGTGCACTTTCTGAAGATGAGAAAATGCAGATGTTTTGGCTGTATGGTGACGGCGGCTTGTTCAAGCCCTCCACCATTCGTGGAAAACCAGGCGGGCAGATCGAAGTCACGGATGGCCCGCTGGTGGGCCATGAAAAAGACATTGTGAAGCTTGACCGCCACCGGAAAAAGGCCAAGGTGCGGATGACCTTTTCCGGTGAGCCCGTTGAACTGACGGTATCCGCATATTTTGTATAG
- the terL gene encoding phage terminase large subunit, which yields MKDDALDTQIELARKEFFWYCNLRAPKFYKRDRAFLVEFCEDLQNFYESNDEIMVINMPPRHGKSRTAGLFVEWVLGQNQEEKIMTGSYNETLSTSFSKNVRNAIQEQKADSHRIVYSDVFPGVKIKAGDGAMNLWSLEGGYNNYLATSPTGTATGFGASLLIIDDLIKSASEAYNETVLEKHWDWFTNTMLSRLEEGGKIIIIMTRWASGDLAGRALKYYAEQGIKVRHVSMKALRDDGTMLCEEILSHRSYKNKVRAMGEDIASANYQQIPIDVKGRLYTEFKTYDTIPVNDHGKPLFQGIMAYCDTADEGADYLCCIIYGVYNLEAYVLDIVYTQEPMEVTEKKVAKAFYEQAVNKAKIESNNGGRGFARAVERILKERYRSNRTKIKWFHQSQNKKARILTHASWVMDHVYYPRNWRDRFPDYYKAMNSYQRDGKNAHDDAPDATTGIAENMERGGIRTFRKRGV from the coding sequence GTGAAGGATGATGCCCTGGATACACAGATTGAGCTGGCGCGAAAGGAATTTTTCTGGTACTGCAATCTGCGGGCACCGAAGTTCTACAAACGGGACCGGGCCTTTCTGGTAGAATTCTGTGAAGATCTCCAAAACTTTTATGAATCCAATGATGAGATCATGGTCATCAACATGCCGCCGCGGCACGGGAAGTCCCGGACCGCGGGCCTGTTCGTGGAGTGGGTCTTGGGGCAAAATCAGGAAGAAAAAATTATGACCGGCTCCTACAATGAAACATTGTCCACGAGCTTTTCCAAAAATGTCCGAAATGCCATCCAGGAACAGAAAGCTGACAGCCACCGGATTGTTTACTCCGATGTTTTTCCGGGCGTAAAAATCAAAGCAGGCGATGGAGCCATGAATCTCTGGAGTCTGGAGGGTGGCTACAACAACTATCTGGCGACCAGCCCGACCGGGACGGCCACCGGCTTTGGCGCGTCACTTTTAATCATTGATGACTTAATCAAGTCGGCTTCTGAAGCGTATAACGAAACCGTTCTGGAAAAGCACTGGGACTGGTTCACGAATACCATGCTCTCACGACTGGAAGAGGGCGGCAAGATCATCATTATCATGACGCGCTGGGCAAGCGGTGATCTGGCAGGACGGGCCTTAAAATACTATGCAGAACAGGGCATAAAGGTGCGCCACGTCTCCATGAAAGCCCTGCGGGATGACGGCACCATGCTCTGTGAAGAAATTCTGAGCCACCGCAGCTATAAAAATAAAGTTCGGGCCATGGGGGAAGATATTGCCAGCGCCAACTACCAGCAGATTCCGATTGATGTTAAAGGTCGGCTCTATACCGAGTTCAAGACCTATGACACCATCCCAGTCAATGACCACGGAAAACCGCTTTTCCAGGGCATTATGGCTTATTGTGATACGGCTGATGAGGGCGCGGATTATCTGTGCTGCATTATTTACGGCGTGTACAACCTGGAGGCCTATGTGCTGGACATTGTCTATACACAGGAGCCCATGGAGGTGACCGAAAAGAAGGTTGCCAAGGCGTTTTATGAGCAGGCCGTAAATAAAGCAAAGATTGAGTCCAACAACGGGGGCCGCGGTTTTGCCCGGGCTGTGGAGCGTATTCTGAAGGAACGTTACCGCAGCAACCGGACAAAGATAAAATGGTTTCATCAGAGCCAAAACAAAAAGGCGCGCATCCTGACGCATGCCAGCTGGGTCATGGATCATGTTTATTATCCCAGGAACTGGCGCGACCGCTTCCCAGATTATTATAAAGCCATGAACAGCTATCAGCGTGACGGCAAAAACGCCCATGATGATGCACCCGATGCGACCACGGGCATTGCCGAGAACATGGAACGCGGCGGCATCCGGACGTTCAGAAAGCGGGGTGTTTAA
- a CDS encoding phage portal protein yields the protein MKEQEQTLTDGRILYLIDQFNQSARRAWMFVGRQYYQVDNDILNRRITKMVEGQKVEETGKANNKLAHGKYKTQVDEKVSYLLSKPYTLKCEDERYADKVKDTLGSKFGYNLSLLGYEASNCSIGWLLPYIDEQGHFQTMVVPSEQCVPEWTDSSHTELASMIRIYDTQVWEYNRKKTIHNVEYWTPTSYQRFVNQSNLLVPYTYDGEPENGPVAHFQRGQQWQGWGRVPFIPFKNNHVEIPDIKFVKSLLDQYDLSRSEAANYVEEVKNLIFILKGYGGEDIHEFMKILNEDRAIPIDDPQEGGVEALTPTMDITALREHYEQLKRDIVEDGQSINKDLDKFGNNPSGVALKFMYAGLDLKADALETQFRQGFEQLLYFVNRYLELTEGKNYDDQDVEMLFNRNMKVNEAEIINNCVVSKTLISEKTILAHHPYVTDVEEELQELEKQEEKQANDEIPIQPLPIDEDAHEQADE from the coding sequence ATGAAAGAGCAAGAACAAACGCTGACGGATGGCCGGATTTTATATCTGATTGACCAGTTTAACCAGAGCGCCCGGCGCGCCTGGATGTTTGTGGGGCGGCAATACTACCAGGTAGACAATGATATTCTCAATCGCCGGATCACAAAAATGGTAGAGGGCCAGAAAGTCGAGGAAACCGGAAAGGCCAATAATAAGCTGGCCCACGGCAAGTATAAAACCCAGGTGGACGAAAAGGTGTCCTACCTGCTGTCAAAGCCCTACACGCTTAAATGCGAGGATGAGCGATATGCGGATAAAGTCAAAGACACGCTTGGAAGCAAGTTTGGGTACAACCTGAGTCTTTTGGGCTATGAAGCATCCAACTGCAGCATTGGCTGGCTGCTGCCCTATATTGATGAACAGGGCCATTTCCAGACCATGGTGGTGCCATCGGAGCAGTGTGTACCCGAATGGACAGATAGCAGCCACACGGAACTGGCTTCCATGATCCGGATCTATGATACCCAGGTCTGGGAGTACAACCGGAAAAAGACGATCCACAACGTGGAATACTGGACACCGACCAGCTATCAAAGGTTTGTGAACCAGAGCAATCTGCTGGTGCCCTATACCTACGACGGCGAGCCAGAGAACGGGCCAGTAGCACACTTCCAGCGTGGACAGCAGTGGCAGGGATGGGGCCGGGTGCCGTTCATCCCGTTCAAGAACAACCATGTGGAGATTCCGGATATCAAGTTTGTCAAAAGCCTGTTAGATCAGTATGACCTGTCCCGATCCGAGGCCGCCAATTACGTGGAGGAGGTTAAAAACCTGATCTTTATCCTGAAAGGCTATGGCGGCGAGGATATCCATGAGTTCATGAAAATTCTGAACGAGGATCGCGCCATTCCCATTGACGATCCGCAGGAAGGCGGTGTGGAGGCCCTGACACCGACCATGGACATCACGGCGCTGAGGGAACACTACGAGCAGCTGAAGCGGGATATTGTCGAGGATGGGCAGTCTATCAACAAAGACTTGGATAAATTTGGTAACAACCCTTCCGGGGTGGCGCTGAAGTTTATGTATGCCGGGCTTGATCTGAAGGCTGATGCCCTTGAAACACAGTTCCGACAAGGCTTTGAACAGCTCCTCTACTTTGTGAACCGATATCTGGAGCTGACCGAGGGCAAGAATTACGATGATCAGGATGTTGAGATGCTCTTTAACCGCAACATGAAGGTCAATGAGGCCGAGATCATCAATAACTGCGTGGTCAGTAAGACCTTGATCTCTGAGAAAACCATTCTGGCCCATCACCCTTATGTGACGGATGTGGAGGAGGAGCTTCAGGAATTGGAAAAACAGGAAGAAAAGCAGGCGAATGATGAAATCCCAATCCAGCCGCTGCCCATAGACGAGGACGCTCATGAGCAGGCCGACGAGTGA
- a CDS encoding minor capsid protein: MSRPTSEYWEARIANSTWRKYNDIEKQSRDILQMYRKAAYDISAELYAIEKQICKDGFLDEALLNRYGRLKKINASFAKVLKGLEKSTTKEFFKKVSKGMQDNYKSIVGELGIDLNLPNLRFFEELAKEPWRGEDFSKRIWRNMDKLLVNLKNTLVSGMIRGKSITELAIELDNLMNQGFHNAHRLVRTETMHYLNAASLQAYQDCGVKYVQFWAALDERTCPQCGALHGRIFPIDKALVLPIHANCRCCYLPVTDKDAIAKFLKMGNNGGIQSVNSSAISRLVNYAQQKYGIKNANLTGLDAKAVLGNFRTLNQLLKDYPQLDGYIKHMDLSRNGAMATGPSKNFQGVKLTFNPDLFSDLNGFNAYYDKAVKQHFYPDGTTVDSIIAHEFGHVIESYLIKNNITGMKNRADAWNGCLMAEKIVRDAATKVTSGKSLTELSREISTYAATDYSETLAEAFNDYYANGSKAKELSLKIVEEVKKWF, from the coding sequence ATGAGCAGGCCGACGAGTGAGTATTGGGAAGCGCGGATCGCAAACAGCACCTGGCGAAAATACAATGACATTGAGAAGCAAAGCCGGGATATCCTGCAGATGTACCGCAAGGCAGCCTATGATATCAGCGCCGAGTTGTATGCCATTGAAAAGCAAATCTGTAAGGATGGCTTTCTGGACGAGGCGCTGCTGAACCGATATGGCCGCCTGAAAAAGATCAATGCCTCCTTTGCCAAGGTGCTGAAGGGCCTGGAAAAATCAACCACTAAAGAGTTTTTCAAGAAGGTTTCCAAAGGCATGCAGGACAACTATAAAAGCATTGTGGGTGAGCTGGGCATTGACTTAAACCTGCCAAATCTCCGATTCTTTGAGGAGCTGGCAAAGGAACCTTGGCGCGGTGAGGATTTTTCAAAGCGGATCTGGCGAAATATGGACAAGCTGCTGGTGAATCTGAAAAACACGCTGGTGTCGGGCATGATCCGGGGGAAATCCATCACAGAGCTGGCAATTGAACTGGATAATCTGATGAACCAGGGCTTTCATAACGCCCACCGCCTTGTCCGGACCGAGACCATGCACTACCTCAACGCAGCTTCCCTTCAGGCCTATCAAGACTGCGGTGTGAAATACGTGCAGTTTTGGGCCGCCCTCGATGAGCGGACCTGTCCGCAGTGCGGAGCGCTGCATGGCCGGATTTTTCCGATTGATAAAGCGCTGGTGCTGCCGATCCATGCGAACTGCCGCTGCTGTTATCTGCCGGTCACAGATAAAGATGCGATTGCAAAATTCCTTAAAATGGGTAATAATGGAGGCATACAGAGCGTTAACAGTTCAGCGATATCCCGTTTAGTCAATTATGCTCAACAAAAATATGGTATCAAAAATGCAAATTTAACCGGGCTTGATGCCAAAGCGGTTCTTGGAAATTTCCGAACGCTTAACCAATTGCTAAAGGACTACCCGCAGTTAGACGGTTATATCAAGCATATGGATTTAAGCCGAAATGGCGCGATGGCGACTGGGCCGAGCAAAAATTTTCAAGGTGTTAAGCTGACTTTTAATCCGGATCTGTTTTCGGATTTGAATGGGTTTAACGCATATTATGATAAGGCTGTAAAACAACATTTTTACCCAGATGGAACCACAGTTGACAGTATTATTGCGCATGAGTTTGGGCATGTGATCGAGTCCTACTTGATAAAAAATAATATCACAGGGATGAAAAATCGGGCGGATGCCTGGAATGGATGCTTGATGGCTGAAAAAATTGTGAGGGATGCTGCGACTAAAGTGACAAGTGGAAAAAGTCTTACAGAGTTGTCCCGTGAGATATCCACTTATGCAGCAACCGACTATTCTGAAACATTAGCAGAAGCATTTAATGATTATTATGCCAATGGCAGTAAGGCCAAGGAACTGAGCTTGAAAATAGTTGAGGAGGTGAAGAAATGGTTTTAG
- a CDS encoding MW1434 family type I TA system toxin: MFNREKLEDLEKRVAQLEASKEMRLVEAPRLSAKPIEPMGCEVTKEVNYEKKGTFGWALQQLKKGMVVSRLKHIKKIPGYVFRLETELANNPVIMMRFDSKEIFWIPDMDDLLAEDWLLVDQYNVNNQFDEAVKTLILPDTSEKLLNFQEAFKLMRQDDLPVKRQCWNGYWKWDGDTILIFTADNRIVNIRETRFLANTIKEILADDWEIATEENCSVPIV; encoded by the coding sequence ATGTTTAATCGAGAAAAGCTTGAAGATTTGGAAAAAAGGGTGGCACAGTTGGAAGCGTCAAAGGAAATGCGTCTGGTCGAAGCACCCAGACTTTCTGCCAAACCCATTGAACCGATGGGGTGCGAAGTGACGAAAGAAGTAAACTACGAAAAGAAAGGTACCTTCGGCTGGGCATTGCAGCAGCTTAAAAAAGGCATGGTCGTTTCGCGGTTGAAACACATTAAGAAAATACCTGGTTATGTTTTCAGACTAGAAACGGAATTGGCCAATAATCCCGTCATAATGATGCGTTTTGACAGTAAAGAAATTTTCTGGATTCCAGATATGGATGATTTGTTGGCAGAGGATTGGCTGCTGGTTGATCAGTACAACGTGAACAACCAGTTCGATGAGGCTGTTAAGACACTCATTCTCCCAGACACATCCGAAAAGCTGCTCAATTTCCAAGAAGCTTTTAAGCTGATGCGTCAGGATGATCTGCCCGTAAAACGTCAATGCTGGAATGGTTATTGGAAATGGGATGGGGATACGATTTTAATCTTTACTGCTGATAACCGTATTGTCAATATCCGGGAGACTAGATTTTTAGCCAATACAATAAAAGAAATTCTGGCTGATGATTGGGAAATCGCAACAGAAGAAAACTGTTCGGTGCCCATTGTTTAA
- a CDS encoding phage scaffolding protein — translation MKLKEFLKSKGLSDEQIADILKATGEDVMIDDGKAAARTTELEEQLKTANDTIKGLKKDNVDNEALQQKVTEYEEQIKTLEKDSKDKIRSMALDNAISGFLKENKAKYPDLLASKFDRDKLVVDDQGQVGGLGEQGKQLMDQYKEMFQESISGFTPPSPDTGSQASGSTYENLVKNVDNMSVEEIQAQLGEMKF, via the coding sequence ATGAAATTAAAAGAGTTTTTAAAAAGTAAAGGTCTTTCCGATGAGCAGATTGCAGACATTCTGAAGGCTACTGGTGAGGACGTCATGATTGATGACGGGAAGGCTGCTGCCAGGACAACAGAATTAGAGGAGCAGCTCAAAACCGCCAATGATACCATCAAGGGGCTGAAAAAGGACAATGTTGACAATGAGGCCCTGCAGCAGAAGGTGACGGAATATGAGGAACAGATCAAGACCCTGGAAAAGGACAGTAAAGACAAAATCCGCAGCATGGCCTTGGATAATGCTATTTCTGGATTTCTGAAGGAGAATAAAGCCAAGTACCCGGATCTGCTGGCAAGTAAATTTGACCGTGACAAGCTTGTGGTGGATGACCAGGGCCAGGTTGGCGGTCTGGGTGAACAGGGCAAGCAGCTCATGGATCAGTACAAGGAAATGTTTCAAGAAAGCATTTCCGGCTTTACGCCGCCGAGCCCGGATACAGGTTCTCAGGCATCCGGCAGCACCTATGAAAATCTGGTCAAAAATGTGGATAACATGTCCGTTGAAGAGATTCAGGCCCAGCTGGGCGAAATGAAATTTTAG
- a CDS encoding phage capsid protein has product MAVTSFKPTLWEAALLLNFHNVSIGDAITTAPTSVQGETCRFNRIGAGTIKDYSGSVEWDEITTTPVDMTFDQQKYFAFSLDDCDAVQLKGPVIQETTAEHSAILAESYDHYILAQAGAVTKTAQNIGTASSKKLVTPKNAYDYIVDLGTLLNKLKVPKVNRFVIVTADMLGVLSKDPRFTSNPNVLANGIVEGQTISTLQVVQSEELPANKIIALHKSAIGAAKQLSKIEAMRLQDSFSDGVRGLCKYGAKVLREDAIAVLNCTIGTIEDVPPTKVEVANTAENPVNTKEVTA; this is encoded by the coding sequence ATGGCAGTAACAAGTTTTAAACCAACACTTTGGGAAGCGGCTTTGCTTCTCAATTTTCATAACGTTTCGATTGGGGACGCGATCACGACCGCGCCAACCAGCGTCCAGGGTGAAACCTGTCGTTTCAACCGGATCGGAGCAGGCACGATTAAGGATTATAGCGGATCGGTCGAGTGGGATGAGATCACGACCACTCCTGTGGACATGACCTTTGACCAGCAGAAATACTTCGCGTTTAGCTTAGATGACTGTGATGCGGTACAGCTTAAGGGGCCAGTGATTCAGGAAACTACAGCCGAGCATTCAGCGATTTTGGCAGAAAGCTATGACCACTATATTTTGGCCCAGGCTGGTGCAGTGACGAAGACCGCCCAGAATATTGGCACTGCGTCTTCCAAGAAACTGGTCACGCCGAAAAATGCCTATGACTATATTGTCGATCTGGGCACACTATTGAACAAGCTGAAGGTGCCAAAGGTCAATCGTTTTGTGATCGTGACAGCGGATATGCTGGGGGTTCTTTCTAAAGACCCACGTTTTACATCCAATCCGAATGTACTGGCAAATGGCATTGTTGAAGGCCAGACCATCAGCACGCTGCAGGTGGTGCAGTCTGAAGAGCTGCCTGCCAACAAAATCATTGCGCTGCACAAGTCTGCTATTGGGGCAGCCAAGCAGCTTTCTAAGATTGAAGCCATGCGGCTCCAGGATTCTTTTTCTGACGGGGTCCGTGGTCTGTGCAAATATGGCGCGAAGGTGCTGCGGGAAGATGCTATTGCGGTTCTGAACTGTACGATTGGCACCATCGAAGATGTGCCGCCGACCAAGGTTGAAGTGGCCAATACGGCTGAAAATCCTGTTAATACCAAAGAAGTAACGGCTTAA
- a CDS encoding phage head-tail connector protein, translating into MEEQLLMELGHYPGFNTLDEALQKYLVEDAIAEVKNYVNTAESEMLPMSVKHIVKELALIRFNKLGAEGISSTSQSGISESYIENLPAGLRRQLRRIRKLPR; encoded by the coding sequence ATGGAAGAACAATTACTGATGGAATTGGGGCACTATCCAGGCTTCAATACGCTGGATGAAGCGCTTCAGAAATACCTGGTAGAGGACGCGATTGCAGAAGTCAAGAACTATGTGAATACAGCAGAATCTGAAATGCTGCCAATGTCGGTGAAGCATATTGTCAAAGAGCTGGCGCTGATCCGCTTCAACAAACTTGGAGCTGAGGGCATTTCATCGACCAGCCAAAGTGGTATTTCTGAAAGCTATATTGAAAATTTGCCAGCAGGACTGCGCAGACAGCTGCGCCGCATCCGGAAGCTTCCGAGGTGA
- a CDS encoding phage head-tail adapter protein: protein MSINSEMRSYSLQRKVTIRTASGALREEWDVGRIIMVTVKKTNDLLHTQSVRYNESTHTGLTRCKYIKPYINRLKKTDTGEIYEIISATNDGRFNNLLLKKVDTDV, encoded by the coding sequence ATGAGCATTAACAGTGAGATGCGCAGCTACAGCCTACAACGAAAAGTAACCATTCGAACGGCGTCAGGTGCTCTCCGTGAGGAATGGGATGTCGGTCGGATTATTATGGTTACTGTGAAAAAGACCAATGATCTGCTGCACACCCAGAGCGTCCGCTATAACGAAAGCACCCATACCGGGCTGACCAGGTGTAAGTATATAAAGCCTTACATTAACCGCCTGAAAAAGACGGACACAGGCGAAATATATGAGATCATCAGCGCCACCAACGATGGGAGGTTCAACAATCTCCTTCTCAAGAAGGTGGACACTGATGTCTGA
- a CDS encoding HK97 gp10 family phage protein, whose translation MSDNKAFEASINNATLEILKRLAGNMDKACLVVERTAKQDCPVNYGALRADIHHEIDFGPDAIVGTVGNSLEYASFVHNGTGIYAKGGGRKTPWKFKVASGKYKGWHTTRGQKPKPYLENAKMKNKDQIARILAGD comes from the coding sequence ATGTCTGATAATAAAGCATTCGAAGCCAGTATAAACAATGCAACCCTGGAGATACTGAAACGTTTGGCCGGAAATATGGATAAAGCCTGTCTGGTGGTTGAACGAACCGCCAAGCAGGACTGCCCGGTAAATTATGGGGCGCTGCGCGCCGACATCCACCATGAGATAGATTTTGGACCAGACGCCATTGTGGGGACCGTGGGTAATTCTTTGGAATATGCATCCTTTGTGCACAACGGCACCGGCATTTATGCCAAAGGCGGCGGCCGAAAAACACCATGGAAGTTTAAGGTGGCGTCTGGGAAGTACAAGGGCTGGCACACCACCAGAGGGCAGAAACCAAAACCCTACCTAGAGAATGCAAAAATGAAAAACAAAGACCAGATCGCAAGGATACTGGCTGGAGATTAA